A window of Ovis canadensis isolate MfBH-ARS-UI-01 breed Bighorn chromosome X, ARS-UI_OviCan_v2, whole genome shotgun sequence contains these coding sequences:
- the LOC138929977 gene encoding spermatid nuclear transition protein 3: protein MAKGTRKPRQPRRVAVRFASRMKGRKKTLWQRRYRGSVKARNMTMRVRRPLKGTLRKKIRSYATPSKKVKNTREPNCFLHSCAREKRNQSRKRYQNMSQSQRRRQNQKRR from the exons ATGGCTAAGGGAACCAGGAAGCCACGGCAGCCAAGAAGAGTTGCAGTGCGGTTTGCTTCgaggatgaaaggaagaaagaagacccttTGGCAACGGAGATACAGAGGCAGCGTGAAG GCACGAAATATGACCATGAGGGTCAGAAGACCTCTAAaaggaaccttgagaaagaaaatccgaTCGTACGCCACTCCGTCGAAGAAGGTGAAGAACACAAGAgaaccaaactgttttctccATTCCTGTGCACGTGAGAAACGGAACCAAAGCCGAAAAAGGTACCAAAACATGAGTCAGAGTCAAAGAAGGaggcagaatcaaaagagaagataa